In the genome of Anabaena cylindrica PCC 7122, the window TCAGTATCAAGCAAAGATAAATGATCTGTGGAATACTTTGTATGGAAGTTAATTTTGCTATCTTCACAAATTGGTAATTTATGCAGTTCATCTAATACTTCTAGCACAGATTGATATCGTTGTTTATAATCTTCAGAAATCATTTTATTGATAATTTCTGTCAAAGGCTGACTCACTATAGCTTTGTCTATCCATTTGACTTCGCCATCACTATCTCTTGCTAATTCGTGGGGAGAAATACCAGTTAAAGCCTTAATTCCAATCATGCCAATGGCGTAAATATCACTATTATATTTAGGACGACCAAAACATTGTTCGCTAGGTGCATAACCTTTAGTCCCAATACCGATTGTGAAGGCGGTTGAATCAAGACTTTCTGTTATTTGAGTACTAACTTCTTTGACTGCACCAAAGTCAATTAGTACGAGTTTCCAATCTGAGTGACGGCGGATAATATTGTTAGGTTTGATGTCTCGGTGAATCACACCATTTTCATGGACAAATCTTAAGATTAGCAATAGTTCTTTTAACAGAGTAATTGTTAAACTTTCTGTGATACACTTACCGGAAATTAATTCCTGATTTAAAGGATGTCCAAGTATGTATTCTTGCACTAAATAAAATTCTTTGTCTTCTTCAAAATATGCTAAAAGCTGAGGAATTTGATGGTGTGTTCCTAGTTTTTCCAGGGTTTTGGCTTCTGCACTAAATAAACGCCTAGCTAGTGCTAAACTTTCTGCTTTAGTTGTGGCTGGTTTTAGCTGCTTGACTACACATTGGGGGTTTCCAGGACGCTGTATATCTTCAGCTACATAAGTTTCACTAAATCCACCTGCACCTAAAACTTTAATAATTTTGTAGCGTGCGGCGAGTATTTTACCATTCAATGCTAAATCCCTTTGCTGAATTAGGTCTTTTAAGTCGTCTTGTTGGCTGATAATTTCTTGAATAATGGGAGAAGATTTGTATTTTTGGAAAATTAGGAATAATTTTTGTTTATTGATTTTTTCCCTAGCCACTTCAGTGACTAAATAAGAGAGTCCTGTGAGAGCGATCGCTATCATGGGTACTATAGTCGGGAACATCAGTTGACTATAGATAAAGCTGCTATAACTGATTGCTCCCCAAATACTAGCCAAAGCTATACTCAAAAAAAATCTCGAAACACCTCTTTTCTTGATGGTCACTATCACAGTTGCACCCCCTACAAGCAACAGCACAAATAGACCACGTAATATTGGACTTGTAATTGCTGTACCAATAGTTTTATTTTCCATCAAGGTAGCGATCGCATGAGCATGAATTTCTACTCCAGCCATAGGATCATGTGCTGAAACGGCTACTCGATGATAATCATTGCTTAGTTGCGATGTTGCACCAATTAGCACGATTTTATTTTGGAAAACCCTTCCCTGTTGTAAATAATTGTTCCAATTTTCTGAATCAAATACATACCAAAACGGCACTATCTTAAATCTATCGCCATTTCCCCAAAAATAAATGCGATCGCCCCTAGGTTGAGAATAATTCTCTTGTGCTGCTCCTAAAACTGCTTCCCCAAAAGAGGGTATTTTAGTTGTAATCACATTCTCTTGAGCTAAAAACTGGGAATATTCACTGGCCAATCGATGAACCTTACCATCCACCTCCACAGGAAAATTTACTGAACCAATAGACACAGAACCCATGCGAAACATTTCTTGCGGTTGGGTCAATTGCTGGAATGATCCTTGATGTGTCGTAAAATCTTCATAAACTGCGGCTAAGGTAACTTTATTCCCATATTTTTGTAAAACTGACTGTAATTGCTGATCATCAGCTTCACCATAACTACTTGGCCCATCAAAAACTATACCTAAAGCTACCGTACGCGCACCCGCTTTCATCAATTTACTAATCACTTGAGCATAGGCTGCACGTTGGTAAGGAAAAGATTTTAGTGGTTCTAAGTAGGCATACTGTTGAGGATCAGTCCTATAATACTGTTCAGGAATTGATATCGACTGATCATCAACTGCCAAAATCACAATATCTTGCGGTGCCGTTATTGGCCCACGTATTTGAAAAAAAGTAGTTAAAGCTTGAGTTTCTATCAGTTTCACCCCATCTCCACCAGAAGCACTCAGTACTGCTGCCAGTATTGCCGAAGTACCACTGAGCAGATGACCAAAATGCACCATTAGTTTAGACTGGTGTAACGAGGCAGTTAAATTTCCTTTTGTGAATTTACTTAACTGGTTCTGGGCAGCAGATAGCGATTTTTTAATTGAGGTCGATCTAGATTCTTCTGCCATATCGTGTTACTCATTAATTTAAGTACAACGCTTTTATTTATACACACAGCATCTAGTACTAACATCGGGAAATCAAACTCTTATACCTTATATCATTACTCAAGTATGCTTTAATTCCAATTAAACTTGCATTGTTACATTACCGCTAAAGAACTTCCCATCCAGATACTGCCCTACTTTCCTTGTGGCTAAATTCCTATCTGTGATTGTTGCACAGATATCTTCCAGATATGCTTCACCTTTGTGATTGGTGACGGTGAGATTTTATCCTAACTTTAGGACTCAACTCCACTAAAAGGACAGCAGGAAGAGACTAAACTTTTAGCCTTCTATCACTAACTGCTTCCTTCTTGATTTAGCAAAGTCCAGGCAAAAGGCAACTTCTGAACAATGGTATACTAGGCAACCTTGCCAGGAAGTCTTCTTTCTGTGGTTAAATCTTGATACTTACCAGAAACTTATTTCTGCTATTGAGGACAAAATCTATTGATGGGCATCAGCCTAGATCTTATTCCCAGCCCATACTATACCTCTTTAGGAGTAAACTTGATCGATATACAGATCACAATCCTGTAACTGGGTCGATTTTATTGGTAGATTTTGATCGTAGGGTATCTTGAAAAAAGTTGGAGGTTAAACAAGTTCAGTTAACGAGTATATCAAATTTAATGTTTTAGCCAATTTTATGCTTTGACAGAGGTAAGATAAAAGCTATACATGAAAACTACCTTTATAGATATTAGCGACCTTGCCAATTAAGAATTGCTATAATCTATTGTTCCATCTTACATTCTTATCTATTATTAGGTGTAAATTTCTATGGGTTCTCCAATGAATCGTCTGTCTATTTTTGTAGACGGAAACAATATGTTCTATGCTCAACAAAAAAATGGCTGGTTTTTTGATCCGCGACGGGTATTAGAATATTTCAAGAATGAGCAGTCAGACACAACATTAATTAATGCCTTTTGGTACACAGGCTTAAAAGATCCACAAGATCAACGCGGTTTTCGAGATGCACTGATTAGTTTGGGATATACAGTCCGCACCAAAATTCTTAAAGAATACTATGACGATGTTTCTGGTCGTTACTCGCAAAAAGCGAATTTAGATATTGAAATTGTTGTAGATATGTTTAATACAGTTGACCAGTATGACAGAGTTGTTTTATTTAGCGGTGATGGGGATTTTGAGAGAGCTATAGAACTATTACGTTCTAAAAATACTCATATTACAGTTGTATCAACAGAAGGGATGATTGCTAGAGAGTTGCGTAATGCTACTGACAGATATATAGACTTGAACGATATCAGAGACCAGATAGAAAAAACTGAAGCTTAGTAAAATTAATAATTATTTACAAAGCCAGAGTTAAAAAATAAAGTTCAAGGTATTTTAAGCCCACAGTCACAACTAAACAAA includes:
- a CDS encoding serine/threonine-protein kinase; the encoded protein is MAEESRSTSIKKSLSAAQNQLSKFTKGNLTASLHQSKLMVHFGHLLSGTSAILAAVLSASGGDGVKLIETQALTTFFQIRGPITAPQDIVILAVDDQSISIPEQYYRTDPQQYAYLEPLKSFPYQRAAYAQVISKLMKAGARTVALGIVFDGPSSYGEADDQQLQSVLQKYGNKVTLAAVYEDFTTHQGSFQQLTQPQEMFRMGSVSIGSVNFPVEVDGKVHRLASEYSQFLAQENVITTKIPSFGEAVLGAAQENYSQPRGDRIYFWGNGDRFKIVPFWYVFDSENWNNYLQQGRVFQNKIVLIGATSQLSNDYHRVAVSAHDPMAGVEIHAHAIATLMENKTIGTAITSPILRGLFVLLLVGGATVIVTIKKRGVSRFFLSIALASIWGAISYSSFIYSQLMFPTIVPMIAIALTGLSYLVTEVAREKINKQKLFLIFQKYKSSPIIQEIISQQDDLKDLIQQRDLALNGKILAARYKIIKVLGAGGFSETYVAEDIQRPGNPQCVVKQLKPATTKAESLALARRLFSAEAKTLEKLGTHHQIPQLLAYFEEDKEFYLVQEYILGHPLNQELISGKCITESLTITLLKELLLILRFVHENGVIHRDIKPNNIIRRHSDWKLVLIDFGAVKEVSTQITESLDSTAFTIGIGTKGYAPSEQCFGRPKYNSDIYAIGMIGIKALTGISPHELARDSDGEVKWIDKAIVSQPLTEIINKMISEDYKQRYQSVLEVLDELHKLPICEDSKINFHTKYSTDHLSLLDTDSPTTPWTGIS
- a CDS encoding NYN domain-containing protein; this encodes MGSPMNRLSIFVDGNNMFYAQQKNGWFFDPRRVLEYFKNEQSDTTLINAFWYTGLKDPQDQRGFRDALISLGYTVRTKILKEYYDDVSGRYSQKANLDIEIVVDMFNTVDQYDRVVLFSGDGDFERAIELLRSKNTHITVVSTEGMIARELRNATDRYIDLNDIRDQIEKTEA